In the Populus trichocarpa isolate Nisqually-1 chromosome 8, P.trichocarpa_v4.1, whole genome shotgun sequence genome, GTGTTAGTCAGTCCATATATACATAGCTTTTTTGTGAACATAACTAAAGAATATATACAGGAAATATCTACATCTGTGAAAGAGAGGAGGGCATACCAGTAACCAGCAAACATGGGAAAGGCATCGAGGATCATGACACAAATGAAAGTTGCTACTATAGATCCCCAGATAACTGCGTGAAAGATCCAATTCCATCGGATGATGTCCATGGCCAAGTGCAGATTAACCAAAATAACCACCGCGAGTGTCCAAAGGTCTCCGATACTTGGCACATCGATGGTGCTCGCCCAATATGCAAAGAGAGGGACGAAAAAGACAACCACACTTTGCCACAGAGTGTCCGACATTGTTAGCCAAAACAATTTTCTGTCATACGCCTCTTGTCTTTGTCCAGCTCCATAAAGCTGAGGGTACTGTAGGAGATTCCTTCTACTTAGGTCCTTGTCAAAAATAGCAACAACAATGGTGGGCAGTGAAGTGTAAATTATAGAATACAACATGCTGCTCCACTCGTTGATTGCAGTCGTCAAAGTGAAACAAGCAAAGAGCGCATACCTGCACAGAGTGCACAAAAGAACATTAAATGCCATTGTTATCATGGCTGCAGGGTAAACATCCATTTCAAAGAAGGTAAAGAAGGAAGGgagtttatttagaaatacacCTATATAAGAACAATCCACAAAGAGATAATTAGGTATGCATTCAATTGCAGATAAGCAAAGAATTGCCTGTTTCTTCGTCGATAAGCGAAGGAGTAGTTTAGGTTTGTGCAAGGAGTTAATTTATGCCTGCTTTAACTAGCTAAACTAGTTGGCATATTTAGAAGAATTTTGCATGTATAAAATGATCGAAACATAATTTAACAAGTATCACTCACCAGAATAAAACGAAAACAAAGACGGCATTCCTGTAAAAATTGTAAAGTATCATGTAGCCCATACGCTGGTAGTTCCAGTGTCCATGGACTAATAAAAGTGGAACCAAGAATCTGAATTGCCCCATTGAAAAATCCGATGCCATTACAGCTTGCCGACCCTCTTGCCCACTGATGCCAACCCCCACATCAGCCATTTGGATCATTGAGACGTCATTAGCTCCTGTGAAGTTTCAGAAGATTTTTTCCAGTGTCAGCCTAAAACACCAGAGAGAGAACAGGAAAAATATATTCCTGGGCTCCTAAAGTTTGCTCTTTGGAAGCATAAGATAGTTATCTAACATAAATCAAGAGAATACCATCTCCAATGGAGAGTGTCATGTCAGTAGTCCTCTTCTTCACTAGCGCCACAATGCCAGCTTTCTGCAATGGAGCCACCCGGCAACAAAGGACCACGGAACATGTACTGGCCAATTGGAAGAGCTAAAGCCAAGGAGAAGTAAGCTACATCAGCAAACAACAGCTTTGATATGAAATAGAGAAAGATAAAGGATAATTTGTAAGCAATTACCTGCGCTTCAAGTTCACTGTCAAGTATATAGACAAGGCTCGTACCATCGATAATCAAGGCCACAAGGCTTCTAGCAGCTTCAGAACTTGTTCCGGTGTTATCTGATGTTTCAGACACGGTCCCGAGATTCTTAGACATGACCAAGGCATCTTCTAAACATTTCCGACATGACTGCCTAGAGTTGCTATTAATTATAATCTGGGTCATTTTGTTTGTTAGGAGCTTTGAGGAGTAGCCAATTGAAATGGCAGTTTCTTGCTTGTCCCCGGTCAAAACCCATACTTTAATCCCTGCTGTCCTCAAAGATTCTATGGCTTCTGGCACCCCTTTCTGCAGTTTATCTTCAATGGCTGATGCACCCAGTATTGTGAGACTCTTTTCAACATTGCCAGCAACCTTACGAAGCAAAGCAGCCCTGCCAACTACAGCTGTGCTAGCTGCCTCAAAAGAGAAGTGCCACTCCTCAAACTCTGACTCACTTAAGTCACGCATCCCGATAACGAGTGTTCTCAAACCCAGTGAGGAGTAAGCGTGGAGATGACCTTTGGTTGTCTGTATTACATTCTTGTTCAGGGATCTATCTATCACACTAAGCATGGATGAATCGGCACCTTTTACAAAGACTCTCACAGTACTGTCAGGGCACCCCAGTATAACTGACATCCTCTTCCGGTCACTATCAAACTCATGCAAGCCAAAAACATTGAACCTGCACGGTCATGTGGGAAATAGTAAGAACCAGCTTTTCAGGAAGAAAACTCAAACTGACAACAACAGTCGGTGGAACAAGTAACCAACTGTAGCAGCTCCAAGCAGTGCTATCACTATTCCGATCACTTTGTCAATCCATTATGATTCATCAAAAATAATCCACAGTTGAGAAAAAACATAGAACGTGGTCACCTATATCTCAGAAAACAACCCTTTATGGAagggattttaaaaaataaaaaaatttcatccaaaTGAGTAAAAACCTTTTAATCCTCCTCCACCAAAAGGCTGGATGTAGCAGTAGACTCTAAAATGGGTAGACATATCACTTCATTCACGTCTTTCAAATGCTTTGTAATGTAACGATGTACAACTTAGTTGCAGCAGTACTTATCAATGAAGTGGTTGTAGAATAATGACAGTAACAATACAAAGTATGGCAAAGAAATGGGagggaaaaaaaggagagagagaagcaatGGAAAAATTGTACCTTTGTCTTTCTCCGTGAATATCAATAACTATATGGCCAGAAGTCCGTTCTACAAGCATAAAGCCATACGCTGCAGCAGCATAAGCCAGTGCCTGTTCATCTGGAGACTCCCCTTGGTAATCCATCAACTTCATGGTAGGATCAGACTTGTCCTCGACAATAAGAGGCACAATTGTGTTGCAAGCTGCCAATGCAAGGAAGAAATCATGTACATGTTTGATTTCTTCTGTATCCCTTTCACTTCTTGATAATTCTAAAAGCTGGGGATCAACCTTCACGGTCATCTTCGGCCTCACAACCTTCCCATCCACTGATAACAAAACAAGGCACGCAAAGAAcatacaaaaaagagaaaattagtttttgtagAACAAATCGATAATTTCAGACTTGAAAATACATGGTTAATAACAAAGATTGACTACCTTTGACAGAATATCTAGCTTGCTGATTTTGTGTGTTGGCCTTCCCATCACTGTAATCTACTCCCCATACGCTTGCACATTGAAATTCCATCTTGTTCTCAGTGAGTGTACCAGTTTTATCAGAGAAAACATACTTTATCTGACCTAAATCCTCATTTATATTCAACGCCCGGCATTGAAATCTTGAATTTGAAGCCTCGTCGTACATTTGCGTATCTCGAATCATGAAGTAAGCCTGGCCAACCCGGACAAGCTCCATAGAAATGTACAAAGAAATAGGGATCATGATCTGGAACACGATAATTGACATGAGGAACGTAAAAACTATCTCTGCCGCCCATCCATAATAATTATAGTTCTTTGGGTCTGCCTCGTTGAAACGTTTTCTTCTATAAAAGGGTATAGTGTCTAACTCGTCACGGTGGCGCCCTAACCACACAGCAGCAGAGATGGAGACGACGGTACACAAAGCAATAAGAAACACAGAGAGTACAATGATCTCTGAATTCATACGTGTCTCAAGCCAGCTCCTTTTTGATGAGGCTCCCGAGTTGTTAAGCATTGCCTTGGTCTCACGGCCACAATACACTGCAACTCCAATTGCCCAGGAGGTATTTTTGAGCTCACAGCCACGAAGAATAATATTGGAGGGCCCAAGTGACAGTCGTTTCCCATCAATGTCCATGTTTGCCTGAAATCCATAGATGTTTCTATTGGGTTTCTCACACTTGATCAGCCCACtaatcttttccttttcaggAATCTTTGAAAGGGTCTCTTGCTTTGCATACCTGGTCTTCAAATTCGACTCTCCGTCCAAATTTATAGTCTGCACATAGGCCACCCCAGTTGAATCACTAGTGGAGAGCAGCACCATATCACAAGGAAGAGTGTCATTTGCCTGAATCTTGATTATCTCACCAACCTGAATGtccttccatttcttttcttgaaactGATCATTGACCAAAACCCAAGCCAATCTACTGTTTTCAATTCTATCTGACATATGCCTTCTCCAATCTTCAAAAGCATCTTTAACTGCTGTAACTAGCAGCACAAAGGCGAGTGGCAAAATGGAAGCTGTCCTGCCGAAAACTGCGAGCTGGGGGAGCTGATTGAGCACAGCAATAATAAGGAAGTATACATATGCAACTCTATGAAACTGCTCGAACAAATTTCGAGGTATGAACGAAATGAGAGAATATTTCGCAGTGTGAACTGAGTTCCCAGTAAACTCAAACCTCTCATTTGACTTTGCAGGGTCATTTAAGTAAACCAGCCTAGCATCTTCATCGCTAATTTCTTTCTGGGATGCACTAAACACCTCGGAATCACCTCGTCTAGACCCCAGCATCACAGGTTTTGATCCTAGATCACGAAAACTCCCTGCTCCAATTGAATTCCCACGTGAAGCCCTTGATGGATTTGAAGAAAGACTTCTTCTTGATGCAGATTTAAGAGAAATCTCATAACTTGATGAACTTTCAGTTGGGTTTTGAGAGTCCATCCCAGAAACCAATCTGGGATTATCAAGGTTGACTTTTACTTCGCTATTAGATGAAACAGGTAAACTAGGCAAATCCTGAGTAATATTTGGGGTTCTTGGTGATGGGATCAGTAAAGCCCTCTCTGTGGCCATGATCTAGAGCTAAAATAACCCTCCACCAGCATAAGACTTGATTCTAACCTCTCTCTGTAAAAAATCACAACAGCAGCGGCAGCAAAGATTTGACTTTTAACCAAAACCCGGAAACTAAAAACAGCTTAAGCTACAAAAAGACTCACTCTTTCTCTACAggatgaacaaaaagaaaaaaatcaaaattcaacagACAGGCACAGAGCAAAGTCACCTGTACTGTGATAGAGCTCCCCTTTACACTTTGAAACAACTAGCACTTACTTCTCGTGCAAAACTACAGCAAAACCAACGACAAGtagagggagagaaagagagagggggtGGGTGGGGGGGCTTAAAAATTATTGTAGCAAGTTTGAGCTGGTGCAGAAGTAATAGAGGTCGAAGAAGCGTGTTTAACGAACACAGAGACTTGTCCAAAGTCAGAGGCATTGTTGAGGAGACGACGGGGTTTGCAAGGAACGAGGAAGTAGTCAGCAATGGAAGGCGACAggtaagagttttttttttttataaaaaaaaacaatgtgtgcgcttattagattaaaaaataggaacatcaaaatcaaaatgtagAGAGAGTTTTAGATTTTAATAGTATTggagtttgtttttaaaattaatttttatataaataaatattaaattaatagtgttttttatagttttaatacactgatattaaaaataaaaaatatttttttaattaaaaaacacccTACATCATATTATTACTTGCACATTAAACCATGGTTTTTTTACTTAgtgttgtattaaaaaaataattgatttttagtttaagacttgtaaattcattaattaagcATTATCT is a window encoding:
- the LOC7486874 gene encoding phospholipid-transporting ATPase 1 yields the protein MATERALLIPSPRTPNITQDLPSLPVSSNSEVKVNLDNPRLVSGMDSQNPTESSSSYEISLKSASRRSLSSNPSRASRGNSIGAGSFRDLGSKPVMLGSRRGDSEVFSASQKEISDEDARLVYLNDPAKSNERFEFTGNSVHTAKYSLISFIPRNLFEQFHRVAYVYFLIIAVLNQLPQLAVFGRTASILPLAFVLLVTAVKDAFEDWRRHMSDRIENSRLAWVLVNDQFQEKKWKDIQVGEIIKIQANDTLPCDMVLLSTSDSTGVAYVQTINLDGESNLKTRYAKQETLSKIPEKEKISGLIKCEKPNRNIYGFQANMDIDGKRLSLGPSNIILRGCELKNTSWAIGVAVYCGRETKAMLNNSGASSKRSWLETRMNSEIIVLSVFLIALCTVVSISAAVWLGRHRDELDTIPFYRRKRFNEADPKNYNYYGWAAEIVFTFLMSIIVFQIMIPISLYISMELVRVGQAYFMIRDTQMYDEASNSRFQCRALNINEDLGQIKYVFSDKTGTLTENKMEFQCASVWGVDYSDGKANTQNQQARYSVKVDGKVVRPKMTVKVDPQLLELSRSERDTEEIKHVHDFFLALAACNTIVPLIVEDKSDPTMKLMDYQGESPDEQALAYAAAAYGFMLVERTSGHIVIDIHGERQRFNVFGLHEFDSDRKRMSVILGCPDSTVRVFVKGADSSMLSVIDRSLNKNVIQTTKGHLHAYSSLGLRTLVIGMRDLSESEFEEWHFSFEAASTAVVGRAALLRKVAGNVEKSLTILGASAIEDKLQKGVPEAIESLRTAGIKVWVLTGDKQETAISIGYSSKLLTNKMTQIIINSNSRQSCRKCLEDALVMSKNLGTVSETSDNTGTSSEAARSLVALIIDGTSLVYILDSELEAQLFQLASTCSVVLCCRVAPLQKAGIVALVKKRTTDMTLSIGDGANDVSMIQMADVGVGISGQEGRQAVMASDFSMGQFRFLVPLLLVHGHWNYQRMGYMILYNFYRNAVFVFVLFWYALFACFTLTTAINEWSSMLYSIIYTSLPTIVVAIFDKDLSRRNLLQYPQLYGAGQRQEAYDRKLFWLTMSDTLWQSVVVFFVPLFAYWASTIDVPSIGDLWTLAVVILVNLHLAMDIIRWNWIFHAVIWGSIVATFICVMILDAFPMFAGYWAIFNIMGEGSFWVCLFIIIIAALLPRFVVKVLYQYFTPDDIQIAREAEKFGNLRDIPVEVEMNPIMEPSSPRR